The Enterobacter asburiae genomic sequence CGGTAATAAATTGAATTTCCGGACTCAGTAATTGCCGTTCAGGCCGGGCCAGCTGATGGTGATGGAAGAGATTAAAGGCGACGTACATAAAGGCGGGTTTGTTGTAATGCACCGTTGATTCGGAAATCAGTACCAGCTCTACCTGACCGACAGCAATTTCACGTCGTAATCTTCTGGTCAGCAGGTTGGCAACAATGGTTCCTCCGTGCCGCCGCCGACAATCATTATGCGGTTTTTCATTCCTTTATTCGCTCACGGTAGTGAATGGGAACTCACGTAACCAAACCGCTTCACTGTTATGCTCAGCTAAAGCGTAGTAACTGAGTAATATTCCGCAACATAACCCCTAACAGGAAATTTAATTGTGATAATCCGATCATTATTTATTACGTAGACTACAAAATAGAATTTATATCCCTGGCACGTAGTCTCTTACTGCGGTCTCTTTTCATCACCATTATTCGCCGAAGAGCAGCTTTGTGTACTTTTTAGATAGCGCCCCGGAGCGCTGTCCGTTCGCGCCATAATAGCGATCTTCACGGCACAGTCGTTCCTTCACATCGCAGAAAATACCGTTGGCAAAGGTGAATTCAGTCAGATCGACATTGCTCGACGTGAACACCTCGTTTGCAGCAGCCTTCTTACCGAGATACGTCTCTGTCAACTCGCGGGATAATCCCTTGTCATTGGCGCATACATATCGGTCGCAGAGCACGCCCGATACTGGCGACTTAAGCCTGGCGGGGGTCCTGGCCTGGACGGACATGGCGGACACAGCCAGCAGCGTGGCCACAGAGCATGCGAGTATTGACTTGTTCAAGATGATAATCTCCGTTGGTTAATGACTGTCGGCTTTGCACCGGGCGCTGTGGAACCATTCATAATGAGTGTAATATCCTGGATGGTTCTGAGTTTCAGCAGGAAACGCCCCAGCTTTTTGGTGACCTAACATTCATCGAAAGTTCGGCTCGGAGGC encodes the following:
- a CDS encoding YcgJ family protein; translation: MATLLAVSAMSVQARTPARLKSPVSGVLCDRYVCANDKGLSRELTETYLGKKAAANEVFTSSNVDLTEFTFANGIFCDVKERLCREDRYYGANGQRSGALSKKYTKLLFGE